In Candidatus Margulisiibacteriota bacterium, one genomic interval encodes:
- a CDS encoding YtxH domain-containing protein — MNNQSNKGLYFILGALSGALIALVYAPKSGKETRDFIKKALDDNKEVIEKTKETAEDLIVKTKLQIEDMIENVSQNISDKIDNVKAKKEK; from the coding sequence ATGAACAATCAATCAAACAAAGGACTATATTTTATTCTAGGAGCATTATCTGGAGCACTTATTGCCTTAGTATATGCACCAAAAAGTGGCAAGGAAACAAGAGATTTCATTAAAAAAGCTCTTGATGACAACAAAGAAGTTATTGAAAAAACAAAAGAAACAGCAGAGGATTTGATAGTTAAAACCAAACTACAAATTGAAGACATGATTGAAAATGTTTCTCAAAACATTTCTGACAAAATTGACAACGTAAAAGCCAAAAAGGAGAAATAA
- the alaS gene encoding alanine--tRNA ligase translates to MIKASTIRQKYLDFFISKGHKFQESASLVPSDPTLLLTIAGMVPFKPYFLGKKEAPYSRATSCQKCIRTNDLNNVGKTPRHHTFFEMLGNFSFGDYFKKDAINFAWEFLTTEMGISKEKLSISVFKEDEEAASLWKTEAGVDESRIFRLGAEHNFWEAGPVGPCGPCSEIYYDTGVDDNCPDKANCAPGCDCNRFLEIWNLVFMQYNKDAKGKLTPLPKKNIDTGMGLERITTVIQNVSSNFETDLFTPIIDRINSLATNQNRESTQVIADHIRAITFMIADNVFPGNDGRGYVLKKILRRAILHGKQIGITTHFLTKLADIVIDEYGSFYKELQQNKKMIHEIISTEEANFSKTLEYGLELIKEVIAEHHAISGEHAFKLFDTYGFPLELTQDLARKNNVKIDIVGFEKLMEEQKERSRENSTFYKEGEKPIGGEAIIAKDEKDKTEMARNHSATHLLQNALKIVMGKHIAQAGSMVAPERLRFDFTTPKALTDEQIKETESLVNESILANHLVDFCTLSLQEALDSGAVALFTEKYSDEVRVVTMGDSKELCGGTHVERTGDIGLFKITSEASISSGVRRIEALTGTYALDYINNNLKVVKNISAKYKLPAEQIEQKIADIQAELDELKKTNSKMTENMLVEQILSSKESEKISFAALTAFVSKIDIAEDLKIDLKALADKVQNTINGIVCIFINNTKTNKIQIIVKSTPGIPENLFNAGNLIKEITPIIKGKGGGKADLAQGSGEGESMLPKAIKKATTYLKFTLGSSTC, encoded by the coding sequence ATGATCAAAGCCTCTACTATTAGGCAAAAATATTTAGATTTTTTCATAAGCAAAGGACACAAGTTCCAAGAAAGTGCATCACTTGTACCTTCTGACCCAACCTTGTTATTAACTATTGCAGGGATGGTGCCTTTTAAGCCATATTTCCTAGGTAAAAAAGAAGCACCCTACTCCAGAGCAACTTCTTGTCAAAAATGCATTAGAACAAATGACTTGAATAATGTTGGGAAAACTCCCAGACACCATACTTTTTTTGAAATGTTAGGCAATTTTTCTTTTGGAGATTATTTCAAAAAAGATGCCATTAATTTTGCTTGGGAATTTCTAACTACAGAAATGGGAATTAGCAAAGAAAAACTATCTATCTCTGTGTTTAAAGAGGACGAAGAAGCCGCTAGTTTATGGAAAACAGAAGCTGGAGTCGATGAGTCTAGAATCTTCAGACTAGGAGCAGAACATAACTTCTGGGAAGCAGGACCAGTTGGCCCTTGTGGCCCATGTTCTGAAATATATTATGATACAGGGGTCGATGATAATTGCCCTGACAAAGCCAATTGCGCTCCAGGATGCGATTGCAACAGGTTCCTTGAGATTTGGAATCTTGTTTTTATGCAATATAACAAAGATGCGAAGGGCAAACTAACTCCACTACCTAAAAAAAATATTGATACTGGCATGGGACTTGAAAGAATAACTACTGTTATCCAAAATGTTAGCTCTAATTTTGAAACAGACCTTTTTACCCCAATCATAGATAGAATAAACAGCCTTGCGACTAATCAAAACAGAGAGTCGACACAAGTAATAGCAGACCACATTAGAGCTATTACTTTTATGATTGCTGACAATGTTTTCCCCGGAAATGATGGACGTGGTTACGTCTTGAAAAAAATATTACGTAGAGCTATTTTGCATGGCAAACAGATTGGAATAACAACGCACTTCCTGACTAAATTAGCAGATATTGTTATTGATGAATATGGTTCCTTTTATAAAGAACTGCAACAAAACAAAAAAATGATACATGAAATAATTTCCACAGAAGAAGCTAACTTTTCTAAAACATTAGAATATGGACTTGAACTTATAAAAGAAGTTATCGCCGAACATCATGCTATCTCAGGTGAACATGCCTTTAAATTATTTGATACCTATGGTTTCCCGTTAGAACTTACTCAAGATTTGGCGAGAAAAAATAACGTAAAAATTGATATTGTTGGTTTCGAAAAACTTATGGAAGAACAAAAAGAACGTTCCAGAGAAAATTCTACTTTCTATAAAGAAGGAGAAAAACCAATTGGTGGAGAAGCCATTATTGCCAAAGACGAAAAAGACAAAACAGAAATGGCTAGAAACCATAGTGCCACACACCTTTTACAAAATGCCCTTAAAATAGTTATGGGTAAACACATTGCTCAAGCCGGATCAATGGTTGCACCAGAAAGGCTTAGGTTCGACTTTACTACACCAAAGGCTCTCACAGATGAACAAATCAAAGAAACCGAAAGTCTAGTCAATGAGAGCATTCTGGCGAACCATCTAGTAGACTTCTGCACGCTTAGTTTACAAGAAGCGCTAGATAGTGGTGCTGTTGCATTATTTACAGAAAAATATAGCGATGAGGTGAGAGTAGTAACAATGGGTGATTCCAAGGAACTATGTGGAGGAACGCACGTTGAAAGAACTGGAGATATAGGGCTGTTCAAAATTACTTCTGAAGCTTCTATTAGCAGCGGTGTCAGAAGAATTGAAGCGCTTACTGGAACATATGCACTTGATTACATTAATAATAACTTAAAAGTTGTAAAAAACATTTCAGCTAAATATAAACTACCTGCTGAACAAATTGAACAAAAGATTGCAGACATTCAAGCTGAACTTGATGAACTTAAAAAAACCAACTCCAAAATGACTGAAAATATGCTTGTTGAACAAATACTCTCCAGCAAAGAATCTGAAAAAATCAGCTTTGCTGCACTAACAGCTTTTGTTTCTAAAATAGACATTGCTGAAGATTTAAAAATAGATTTGAAAGCGCTTGCAGATAAAGTTCAAAACACAATAAATGGTATTGTCTGTATCTTCATAAATAATACTAAAACAAATAAAATACAA